The Triticum urartu cultivar G1812 chromosome 5, Tu2.1, whole genome shotgun sequence genome contains the following window.
ctgcccataaccgcgggcacggctttcgaaagttcaaatccctgcaggggagtcccaacttagcccatgacaagctctcacggtcaacgaaggatataccttctcctgagacattccgatcagactcggcatcccggttctacaagacaacttcgacaagttaaaacaaatccagcaacaccgcccgaatgtgccgacaaatcccgataggagctgcacatatctcgttctcaaggcacactcagatgagcgctccatacaactaaaatcaaacctcgagtttccccgagggggtgccgcacaggactctagtttggaccaccactcagaggagcactggcccgggggggggtttaaaataagatgaccctcgggctccggaaacccaagggaaaaagaggctaggtggcaaatggtaaaaccaaggttgggcattgctggaggagttttattcaaggcgaactgtcaaggggttcccattattacccaaccgtgtaaggaacgcaaaatccgggaacataacaccgatatgacggaaactagggcggcaagattagaacaaaacactaggcaaaaaggccgagccttccaccctttaccaagtatatggatgcattaagataacaagataatataatgatatcccaacaataaacaatgttccaacaaggaacaatctccaatcttcacctacaactagcaatgctataagaggggctgagaaaagcggtaacatagccaaacaacggtttgctaggacaaggtgggttagaggcttggttctacaatatgggaggcatgataagcaagtggtaggtatcgcagcataggcatagcaaaagagcgagcaactagcaagcaaagatagaagtgatttcgagggtatggtcatcttgcctgaaatcccacaaggaagaagaaacgagtccatgaagaagataaacggacgtagccaacagatcctcacaaacacgacgttatcggaaccaccccgaagaagcaacaccggaaagaagcaaacaacatagtaaacaaccaacacatgaacatggcatgatgcacaaccaagtatgatgcatgtccggtttaatgaagcatgtcatggcaaaagtgcacaagcaatcctacaaattaagtggagctcaatatgcaacggtgcatattgacaaaacaccacgacaagttatttagttcgatctcgtttatgtacccaacaatattagatgttgattaacatggcaaggggtgaagcacaacaaaactacctatctaggcaagtttaaatgaggccggaaacaacgaacaacaattccgataaaaccccatatgcatattttaaggtttggtactgttcttccctaaaccatattttagagttgttaaacatgcaaagtaaagccaccatgttaaactaggcatttttccaccccatttacatataaagtttatcaaattcggagttacggttatttagttatgaattaaagcattttaacatggcataggagtaaatttaaccaaacatcatttttaagcatttcaaacatagatgaaagtggcaaattattaaactagacgaaattctaagcaagtttcatatttaacgtttttacatatgatgcaccatttgtgagtaatgaaatgcatgaagtttaggggctgATCTGCAAAAGTGCAAATCCCTGGAAATTGACTAATTCACAGATCTGAAAAAAGGCTACACTGGACCGAAACTAAAACTGGAGCAGGCCCaacaaaataaagaaaaaaaggGGCGATGGGGCTCTCACTTCGGGCTGAGGCCTAGTCGGTAGAACAGGAGGCCGGGCAGGCCGAAAGCGGTGCTGGGCCTCGCAAGTCGATCGAAGCAGGGTGGCGCAGTCAACGCATAGGCTGGACCGGGCGACCTTGCTCCTCTCTCGATCTGGACAGCGGCGATGCACTGCATCTAGCGCGTCCCTCTGCTCGCCAGAAAATAGAGCAGTGGCGGTGCTGGACAGAAAGGCAGCAGCGGGACTTGGGCGGAGGACGGCTTGAAATGGCAGCGCGGCGACGCGGTCCGGCAGCTCTGCTCGCTGGCGGTGGGTGAAGGTGGGGGCGCGGCTGCAGGCGCTGGGCCCGGGGCGGTGACGAGCTGACGGACGACGGGGACAAGGTGGCGGCGTCATGGAGGCGCGGTTCCCTGTGAAGAAGAGAAAACAGGAGAGAGCTTGAGCGCGTAGAGAGAAGGAAGGAAAAAGGAGGAAGGGTGCTGGTCTCCAACGAAGTCGAGGCGCAGGGGAGGAGGCGCGATGAGGAGAAGCACGAGGTGCTCGGGCGGCCGGAGTGGCACCGGGGCCGGTCCTGGTGGATCTCGATGATGCAAGGGCCCCGGTGGTGCTGCTTCTTGCCGTGGCGCGTGAGGAAGCAGAGGAGCTTGTGCGCGAGTCTGCAGGCGCGGGGTCCTGGTGACGCGGTCGCCGGcgacgggaggaggaggaggtagtCGGGTGGCTTGGCGGCGGCCATGGGAGCTCGTGCTCCTTTTGCTGCTCGGGATGGTCTGCTGGTTGCTGCTGCTCGCCGGCAGCGGCTGGGTCGACGACGGGGTCGAGGTGCGTCCCAGCGCCATGGGAGCTACGGGAGAGGTAGGCGCATGGGCAGAGGAGCTCTGGCTCCTGTAGGATTTGGGCGACGGCGGTGGTTGGACGGGAGGGGAAAACGAGGAGAAAGTGGAGGCTTCGATTTGTCTCGGGTGGAACTAGATCGGGACGATCCCGAGGGGAATTgtgagtgggtggcggcggctgggaggATGTGACAGGGCTTCTAAATTCTAGGGTTAGGCAGGTTTATATAGCAGGGGATTAAATGTTAGACTATTTGGTCCCTCTGATAAAATCAGACGGTCCGAGATACAAAGGTTAGGAAGCCCAAATAAGAATAaggtgacgttttgtagatgtttggggatgatccggacacgacggtgacgactgctcgggtcgtGTCCGGGACAATTTTTGGatgcgcgcgcgaggagggccacgggctgacgagagaggttaggctggacctggcggtaggtcatgggctgtgtagacggtctctagctgagagaagagaagagagggaggcccggtgactgtttccggagaccgaaaacgtctgacgttagaccggatatactgccgctatagttaattgttggggcgtcaaacgaactccgattgcgatgaaacttggcaggcggtctacctacactataacaagaccacACACCAACGCTCATCCCATCCCGACAAAAttagccacttataaaataatatttcggacgtgccgcgggcgcgtgcaagtgagTCTGGCCTCAGAACGGACcacggaaggaactgggagacccggacgaatgcaagttttgaaaacatgatgatgcaatgcacatgatgacatgatatgcaatgcatgacacgcaagcaatgacaacacaacaacagcgaataactggaggacacctggcagatcagtctcggggcgttacaacactccaccactacgagaggatctcgtcccgagatctagaatggcaccggagggacaacagaagagaaagaggagaggtaaagctaagttgcttctttgaccaatgagtgagaccaaagaaccttgaaaaggttaagccatttcgagaaaagaatacaacggagatgaacgaagttgaaaacactccgttagaaaaagGAACAGGGaacaacaacacactgcctccggaactaatgaatgaatgaaacaaggggtaagaaagatctcagacagcactccggttgaaaagagatgaaaggcttgataaggcgaaaagagcttgagcaaaaaggacacaacactacggttaaatggataaaccaagaaaagaacacgatcctgacagaacgaaaagatgggttgaagagagcaacatcacaaagcctctaGAACAAAATTAAGAATcgaatggaatgaacgaagggaaacaagatcttctACCCCAAATGAGCTTTAAAAAGCATCTTCAAGAGAAAGGTCGAACGGAGTAGTTGGaaaaaaccaacaatgaaaaagagtaagcttgatatggtcttatggaatacatttcaaattatgaggtgacaacctgccactcacgggaaaaagaattggattgatatgaacaagcagacgagaaacttatttcaccgggacgAAAAcagaagaacttggatcatttataaacaccatagatagcaacaatccttagggaaggctttaggtgaaaatattacccaagataactcaaatgacaagattgatggatttaaaatatctcattcttgataacttgtgaatcacgGAGCATgcactcaaattatcaagaatgacataataccacctctaatgatatggaagaaggaattgcactccggattgcaagatgaagaaacttaagctccttagaaaagaattttgatgaacgcttcgagaaggaaataaatccttgatgaaccaacatgtaTAGCCTCCATGAAGAAACTCTGGTAACAAAAAGAATAATCACACGaaggaaaaagaagttgaaaacacaaggtgaatccttgtgacgatttagatgaatctccgtgaCGATATagttgagagagcttggaactccggtaAAAGAAAAGGTGAATaattgagatcaagaattttaatgaacctccggaataaggaattaaatttactcgatgaaaacacgaataagaattacgttatgcgtatccttcaccaatttagattgatgacaagcaatggatttggcatactacttattctcgtagaaaggattaagatatggagcaaacttgagaaggtcttcaacgaaccaccggaaggattgaaaacaacgaataattgatatgataacgaatgacgagagctcttgaatgaaccaccgtaagaattaaaaatgagcaaagagaagataaagaaacactgggaagaattataaaaagaatgaaaatacttgagagaatttagatacaactgaaacaaagagatcacgcactgattagagaatattgaatgatgcaccggtgagatttggggaacgagagctgaaaactgagaatgaacaagtcttctgaaatgatgggctccggataatcgaactgaaaatacccttgaatatctcctgatgggtgaaaaggattctcacaatcgaaaataattatgagaggatggcaacaagctagcaccatgaatcttgaagagaatggagcaagattaaagggaaactcttcttcggtcttcaatatctgagaatgatgatgagaaacaccaccaaattgttgaggtactccgggatgaaaaatggaaaggttgaaccaacgattaaagaatttgaaagatcaagGAGAAAGGAATTTGACTGGTGATAACTCATTCTTaagtcaaacttggaaaagaatttgagagtaacgccgggaaaataagaagagtcaggtaagatcctgggaaaagacctgtgggttagggcccactgaaaagatacactgttgaaaagattacttgaaaaggagaatgcaccggttgaattaaatggtttgaatgagagaacatcctcgaaagatcttgaacgaatgcagagtggaaacacgaatcttcgagatatcttgagcactccggaacaattgaatagcgagaaaagactgaatatgaggtgcaccggcatgagaaggtatttggaacgaggaaaggatataattggcaaagcttgaattgaattcATCGAataaaagagaacgaagaatgatgaactagaagctccgttagcatcttcctgataatcaccggataagaacattaacggaaaagaatggagagacttcatatgaataaaaggatacttgattaagaattccgagtcctcgaagaaaaaggggtgggtgggcgggaaaaacaaaggcagcttgggacgaatgaaacaaacaacgtcgagaagaaatga
Protein-coding sequences here:
- the LOC125555964 gene encoding uncharacterized protein LOC125555964 is translated as MAAAKPPDYLLLLPSPATASPGPRACRLAHKLLCFLTRHGKKQHHRGPCIIEIHQDRPRCHSGRPSTSCFSSSRLLPCASTSEPRLHDAATLSPSSVSSSPPRAQRLQPRPHLHPPPASRAAGPRRRAAISSRPPPKSRCCLSVQHRHCSIFWRAEGRARCSASPLSRSREEQGRPVQPMR